The Tautonia plasticadhaerens nucleotide sequence CGCCAACCCGCTACCCGCCGCCGAGCCCGCCGGCCACCACGGCCGCAGCGCGATGAGCAGACCGACGGCGACCTCGATCACCCCCAGCAGCGCCGACAACGCCGTGACGCTCATCAGGCGATAGAGCCAACCCATCAGCGGGCTGTTCGCCACCATCGGTTCGATCCCCTCGGCCTCGTAGGCGGTGAACTTCATCCCGCCGATCCAGAGCAGCACGACCACGAGGCCGTACCGGGCGACGTGCGTGCCGATCATCTGGAGCCGGTCACTCATCACCATGCCTCGCCCCGGGGTCGCGGTACCGGCGGACGGAGACTCGGTTCGCCGCTCCGCCGCCTGAAGAATCCCCGTGAGCCGTAGGGCCGCATCGGGGGGTAACCTCGATGAGGTTGACAACTCCCGATGCCACCCCACGGCGGAGCCCCACGGCCATGGCCACCATCATCGGCATCGACCTCGGCAAGTTCAAGGGCGTCGCCTGCACCTTCACCCCCGAGTCCCGGGAGGCTGCCTCTTCGAAAATCCCCACAGACCCCGGCGGGTGGCACTGGTGGCTTGCCCAGTGGTCAGAGTGTAAGCCCTCCGAGGAGACCGCTGCTGGGCAAGCCACCAGTGCCACCCGCCGAACGAGGAGAATGGCCCCGCACTCCACGCCCGCCCTCAAAGCGTGATGTCATACGTCAAGCGACTGTTCCGACGCTGAGGCGAGTTGAAAAAGACGCCCGCTCCCGTGCGCTTCGGTTGCCACACCGGCCATTCGACCGGGGTGTCGCCCGGGAAGAGGAGGCTGGTGGACGTGGACTCCACCTTCGTGGCGGCCCAGCCGAAATCGGTCAGCACCCATTCCGTATCGATCAGGACATGGAAGAGCACCGGATGCCCCGACGCCTTCACCCGCCTGATCTCCGAGAGGCGGGGTGCGATGAGCCACACGAGGGCCCAGAGGTAGGCGTCCGCCAGCACCTTCGACACCTTGTCGCGATACTGCGCCTCCCACTTGTCCTTCAGGTGGTTCTCCGCGAACCAGTTCTTGATGGCCGGGGTCGCGAGGGCGATCCCGGCATCGAGCAGGCCGAGGGCCGCGTTGCCCATGGTGCCCCGGACACCGCCCCCGGGCCGCGCGCCCGGCCCGACCTCCCCGCCCGCCGGCTTCGCCGGCGGAACCTGGCCATCGCCCCGGACCACCAACCCGCGCTGCGGAGCCTGGATCGTGCCGCTCACGCCGCCCTCGGCATGGAACACGGAGTCGGTGACGCGGACGCCCCGGGTGAGCCGCATGCAGTGCTCGCACCGGGGTGCCGCATCGCCCCGACGCTTCCCCGACAGCCACGCCACGTGCACCTCGAAGACCTTGAGATCCGTCTCGGTCAGCTTCCGCCCGAGCTGCTTCTCCCGCTCGAGGATCGCCGCGTTCAGCGCCCTCACCTCCGCGTGCCCCCCCAGCGCCCACGCCTCGGAGTGCACGACGACGAGCTGGCCCGCCGCGATCCGCTGCATCTGGCCCACGATCGCCTTGCCGATCGTCTCGGACAGGGGGCTCGGCAGCATGGAGTGGTTCAACCCGACGTAGAGCTTCCCCGTCGCCTCGTTGCGGACGACCGCGAGGACCGGCCCGGTGCCGATCCCCTGGGCCTTCTGCATGCTCGTCGTGAGCTGGACGATCCGACCGGCGATGGCTTCGAGCGGTTCCGACATTGCTGTTTCCCTGGGATGGCGCGTGGCTGCTGCCGACGAGGTTGCCGCCGGGGATCGGAGTCGGGGGAAGGTGGGCCCCCCCGAACGTCGTGGAGGCCGCCGCGATCCCGGCGCCATGCACCGGCCGGAAGGAGGCGCCCCCGTCCATCCACACCCGACGGGGACGACCCGGGCTCCGATGGGCCACATGGGTCGCCGCCTCACTGCGGATATGTCGAAATGGCGTGATTCCCCACGACAGCCATCCCCCGACCGCATCCCGGGCGTGTGGCGATCGGTCGCCACGCGAGGCGAACGACGCATTGCCGAGATCGGAATGCGAGAATTCCACGGCACGCCGCACCGATGAAGCCGACACCGGCCGGAGTGAGATGGAGGTTCACGACCACCGACGCTCGGATCAAATCGCGGCATCTCGATCCAGCGGTTCAAACCGGCGGGTGGCACTGGTGGCTTGCCCACCAGTGATGAGGGTGTGAGCCCTCCGAGGAGACCACGGGTGGGCAAGCCACCAGTGCCACCCGCCGCCTAACGCCCAAGCTCAGCGGACCGGCCCGTCGAGAGAAACCGATGACTGACCAGAGAGCGCCGCGGCGGGCCGGGTCCGCTGCGGCGCGAGGTTGGCGGCTCTGCCGAGGCCGA carries:
- a CDS encoding YkgB family protein, with amino-acid sequence MSDRLQMIGTHVARYGLVVVLLWIGGMKFTAYEAEGIEPMVANSPLMGWLYRLMSVTALSALLGVIEVAVGLLIALRPWWPAGSAAGSGLAAGMFLTTLSFLVTTPGWEPSLGGFPALSAMPGQFVLKDVVLLGVALWTAGEALAARPVRGLSPVA
- a CDS encoding YwqJ-related putative deaminase, translating into MSEPLEAIAGRIVQLTTSMQKAQGIGTGPVLAVVRNEATGKLYVGLNHSMLPSPLSETIGKAIVGQMQRIAAGQLVVVHSEAWALGGHAEVRALNAAILEREKQLGRKLTETDLKVFEVHVAWLSGKRRGDAAPRCEHCMRLTRGVRVTDSVFHAEGGVSGTIQAPQRGLVVRGDGQVPPAKPAGGEVGPGARPGGGVRGTMGNAALGLLDAGIALATPAIKNWFAENHLKDKWEAQYRDKVSKVLADAYLWALVWLIAPRLSEIRRVKASGHPVLFHVLIDTEWVLTDFGWAATKVESTSTSLLFPGDTPVEWPVWQPKRTGAGVFFNSPQRRNSRLTYDITL